One Massilia sp. 9096 genomic window carries:
- a CDS encoding hydrogen peroxide-inducible genes activator: MTLTELKYIVAVARARHFGHAAEACFVAQPTLSVAIKKLEDELGVTLFERGGSEVSVTPLGAQIVAQAERVLEQTAAIKELAKQNKDPLAGPLRLGVIYTIGPYLLPPLVRNLIDNVPQMPLLLQENFTVKLLDLLRQGELDAAIMALPLPEHGMAVQPLYDEPFVVAMPKNHPWAGRKAISAEDLKTENMLLLGAGHCFRDQVLEVCPEMARFSSSANNSNGMQRTFEGSSLETIRHMVASGIGLTVLPRASVPDMKDPNGMLRFVPFEEPAPSRRVVIVWRKSFTRRAAIEAVVNAVADCKLPGVDMVKLQAAA, encoded by the coding sequence ATGACTCTGACAGAACTGAAATACATCGTTGCCGTCGCGCGCGCCAGACACTTCGGACACGCAGCCGAAGCGTGCTTCGTCGCCCAGCCAACCCTGTCGGTGGCCATCAAGAAGCTCGAAGACGAGCTGGGCGTCACGCTGTTCGAGCGCGGCGGCTCGGAAGTCTCGGTCACGCCATTGGGCGCGCAGATCGTCGCCCAGGCCGAGCGCGTGCTGGAGCAGACCGCGGCGATCAAGGAACTGGCCAAGCAAAACAAGGATCCGCTGGCCGGCCCGCTGCGCCTGGGCGTGATCTACACGATCGGCCCCTACCTGCTGCCGCCGCTGGTAAGAAACCTGATCGACAACGTGCCGCAGATGCCCTTGCTGCTGCAGGAAAACTTCACGGTGAAGCTGCTCGACCTGCTGCGCCAGGGCGAACTCGATGCCGCGATCATGGCCCTGCCCTTGCCCGAACACGGCATGGCGGTGCAGCCGCTGTACGACGAACCCTTCGTGGTGGCGATGCCGAAAAACCATCCGTGGGCCGGGCGCAAGGCCATCTCGGCCGAAGACCTGAAAACCGAGAACATGCTGCTGCTGGGCGCCGGCCACTGCTTCCGCGACCAGGTGCTCGAGGTGTGTCCGGAGATGGCGCGCTTTTCGTCCTCGGCCAACAACAGCAACGGCATGCAGCGCACCTTCGAGGGCTCGTCGCTGGAAACGATCCGCCACATGGTCGCCAGCGGCATCGGCCTGACCGTGCTGCCGCGCGCCTCGGTGCCGGACATGAAGGATCCGAACGGCATGCTGCGCTTCGTGCCGTTCGAGGAACCGGCGCCGTCGCGCCGCGTGGTGATCGTCTGGCGCAAGAGTTTTACGCGCCGCGCCGCCATCGAGGCGGTGGTGAACGCCGTGGCCGACTGCAAGCTGCCGGGCGTCGACATGGTCAAGCTGCAAGCCGCGGCCTGA
- a CDS encoding PilT/PilU family type 4a pilus ATPase, with protein sequence MSSTFGPAEAQAYMHKLLTVMHQQGGSDLFIASDFPPSMKHQGSMKPLSNQRLSGEVTRALALALMNERQRAEFEAEMECNFAISLPGVCRFRVNVFVQQQSVGMVVRTIASEIPSFEKLDLPDVLKDVVMTKRGLVLVVGGTGSGKSTTLAAMIDYRNSNSAGHIITVEDPVEYVHKNKNCLVTHREVGVDTLSWHNALKNTLRQAPDVILIGEIRDTETMEHAIAFAETGHLCLGTLHANNANQTMDRIINFFPEERRNQLLMDLSSNLRAIVSQRLVRTEDGKGRKAAIEILLNTPTIGEMILKGNFQNIKEIMAKSRELGMCTFDQALFELYNKGYIGYDEAIRNADSANGLRLQIKLSGERKGPGEGGAGRPAELSMLMDEPQADAPGAN encoded by the coding sequence ATGTCCTCGACCTTCGGCCCGGCGGAAGCCCAGGCTTACATGCACAAGCTGCTGACCGTCATGCACCAGCAGGGCGGTTCTGACCTGTTCATCGCGTCGGATTTCCCACCCAGCATGAAGCACCAGGGTTCCATGAAGCCGCTGTCCAACCAGCGCCTGTCCGGCGAGGTCACGCGCGCGCTCGCGCTGGCCCTGATGAACGAGCGCCAGCGCGCCGAGTTCGAAGCCGAGATGGAGTGTAATTTCGCGATATCGCTGCCGGGCGTGTGCCGCTTCCGCGTCAACGTCTTCGTGCAGCAGCAAAGCGTCGGCATGGTGGTGCGTACCATCGCCTCCGAAATCCCGAGCTTCGAGAAACTCGACCTGCCCGACGTGTTGAAAGATGTCGTTATGACCAAGCGCGGCCTGGTGCTGGTCGTCGGCGGCACCGGTTCCGGCAAGTCGACCACGCTGGCGGCGATGATCGACTACCGTAACAGCAACTCGGCCGGCCACATCATCACGGTCGAGGACCCGGTCGAGTACGTCCACAAGAACAAGAATTGCCTGGTGACGCACCGCGAAGTCGGCGTCGACACGCTGTCCTGGCACAACGCGCTGAAGAACACGCTGCGCCAGGCGCCGGACGTGATCCTGATCGGCGAGATCCGCGACACGGAAACGATGGAACACGCGATCGCATTCGCCGAGACCGGCCACCTGTGCCTGGGCACGCTGCACGCCAACAACGCCAACCAGACCATGGACCGGATCATCAATTTCTTCCCGGAAGAGCGGCGCAACCAGCTGCTGATGGACCTGTCGTCGAACCTGCGCGCGATCGTCTCGCAGCGCCTGGTCCGCACCGAGGATGGCAAGGGCCGCAAGGCGGCGATCGAGATCCTGTTGAACACGCCGACCATCGGCGAGATGATCCTGAAAGGGAACTTCCAGAACATCAAGGAGATCATGGCCAAGTCGCGCGAACTGGGCATGTGCACCTTCGACCAGGCCTTGTTCGAGCTCTACAACAAGGGCTATATCGGCTACGACGAGGCGATCCGCAACGCCGACTCGGCCAACGGCCTGCGCCTGCAGATCAAGCTGTCGGGCGAGCGCAAGGGGCCGGGCGAGGGCGGCGCCGGCCGGCCGGCCGAGCTGTCGATGCTGATGGACGAGCCGCAAGCGGATGCGCCGGGGGCGAACTAA
- a CDS encoding ComF family protein, translated as MPDHPYRRWRAAASALLAHLLPSHCALCAMGCDGVVCAPCAAAYARPRARSCLRCANPLFGLALDGPAPTPGLALCGACRDYPPEFDATIAAVDYAAPLDQLVLQLKFASRLALAPWFAQNLVEAVLARRGMPLPDLLCPVPLGPARLVERGFNQALEIARPLSKALGIELCPTLAARTTETQAQSGVAPSERASNIRGAFAVTDPDRVAGRHVGVVDDVMTSGHTLRELAATFKRFGAARVTNLVFARTPPRSTAI; from the coding sequence ATGCCCGACCATCCGTATCGCCGCTGGCGCGCCGCCGCGTCTGCCCTGCTGGCGCACTTGCTCCCATCCCATTGCGCCTTGTGCGCCATGGGCTGCGATGGCGTCGTCTGCGCGCCCTGCGCGGCCGCCTACGCGCGTCCGCGCGCGCGGTCCTGCCTGCGCTGCGCCAATCCCTTGTTCGGCCTGGCGCTGGACGGGCCGGCGCCGACGCCGGGGCTGGCACTGTGCGGCGCCTGCCGGGATTATCCGCCGGAGTTCGACGCCACCATCGCCGCGGTCGATTACGCGGCGCCGCTCGACCAGCTGGTGTTGCAGCTAAAATTCGCATCGCGCCTGGCGTTGGCGCCGTGGTTCGCGCAGAATCTGGTCGAGGCCGTGCTGGCGCGCCGTGGCATGCCGCTGCCCGACCTGCTGTGCCCTGTGCCGCTGGGTCCGGCCCGGCTGGTCGAGCGCGGTTTTAATCAGGCGCTGGAAATTGCCCGGCCTTTGTCGAAGGCGCTGGGCATCGAACTGTGCCCGACGCTGGCGGCGCGCACGACCGAAACGCAGGCGCAGTCGGGCGTGGCGCCGAGCGAGCGGGCAAGCAATATCCGCGGTGCATTCGCGGTGACGGACCCGGACCGGGTCGCCGGGCGTCACGTCGGGGTGGTCGACGACGTGATGACCAGCGGCCACACGCTGCGCGAGCTGGCGGCCACGTTCAAGCGCTTCGGCGCCGCACGCGTGACCAACCTGGTGTTCGCGCGCACGCCGCCCCGTAGTACAGCTATCTAA
- a CDS encoding AraC family transcriptional regulator, which produces MFQHAAPDRNRADFTPLGHGTTLMTASFADHAFERHSHDCFAVGVTTYGIQRFHCKGTRHDSRPGDLVLFNPDEDHDGSPGTTAGFRYAIWYVPQALVRDCLDADAGLPGQPYFAAPHVTDARMAAAFGRLTRELAAAPRESLRNEAAMRALLTGMLTRHGERPAPLRSPRRVNAACLDRVKDYIHAHSQRDLNSAELAEVAGLSRAHLSRAFSAAFHVPPHVYLNAVRVARAQALIRAGIPLAAVALECGFADQSHFNRRFKGSVGVAPGDWRRMVCANERLRPRTA; this is translated from the coding sequence ATGTTCCAGCACGCCGCTCCCGATCGCAACCGGGCCGACTTCACGCCGCTCGGCCACGGCACGACGCTGATGACCGCCAGCTTCGCCGATCACGCCTTCGAACGCCACAGCCACGACTGCTTCGCGGTCGGCGTGACCACCTACGGCATCCAGCGTTTTCACTGCAAGGGCACACGCCATGACAGCCGTCCCGGCGACCTGGTGCTGTTCAATCCCGACGAAGACCACGACGGCAGCCCAGGGACGACGGCAGGATTCCGCTACGCGATCTGGTATGTGCCGCAGGCGTTGGTACGCGATTGCCTGGACGCCGACGCCGGCCTGCCTGGACAGCCCTACTTCGCAGCGCCCCACGTCACCGATGCCCGGATGGCGGCGGCTTTCGGCCGGCTGACGCGCGAATTGGCCGCGGCGCCGCGCGAGTCCTTGCGCAACGAAGCGGCGATGCGCGCGCTATTGACCGGCATGCTGACGCGGCATGGCGAGCGCCCTGCCCCGCTGCGGTCGCCAAGACGCGTAAATGCGGCCTGCCTGGACAGGGTCAAGGATTACATCCACGCCCATTCCCAGCGCGACTTGAACAGCGCCGAACTCGCCGAGGTGGCCGGCCTGTCGCGCGCCCACCTGAGCCGCGCCTTCAGCGCCGCCTTCCACGTCCCGCCGCACGTCTACCTGAATGCGGTGCGGGTGGCGCGGGCCCAGGCCTTGATCCGCGCCGGCATCCCGCTGGCGGCGGTCGCGCTCGAATGCGGCTTCGCCGACCAGAGCCACTTCAACCGCCGCTTCAAGGGCAGCGTCGGCGTCGCGCCGGGCGACTGGCGGCGCATGGTGTGCGCCAACGAGCGGCTCAGGCCCCGAACTGCCTGA
- a CDS encoding lipocalin family protein, with protein sequence MRRLALIAGTFLLGVAAGEALARAGGEAEPLDTIAALDAKRYMGTWYEIAKFPNVFQRKCAGNTSAGYSLLEDGRVRVVNRCRRADGGEDVAEGVARQIGGAASPKLEVRFAPAILSFIPMVWGDYWVIDLDEKYQLSAVSEPRRKYLWILSRTRQVDPAAYQALLGRLAARGFDLSRLERTPQDE encoded by the coding sequence GTGCGAAGACTCGCCCTCATTGCCGGAACCTTTTTACTTGGCGTCGCCGCAGGCGAGGCGCTCGCGCGTGCGGGCGGCGAGGCCGAGCCGCTCGACACCATCGCCGCGCTCGACGCGAAGCGCTACATGGGTACCTGGTACGAGATCGCCAAGTTCCCCAACGTCTTCCAGCGCAAATGTGCCGGCAACACGAGCGCCGGCTACAGCCTGCTCGAGGACGGGCGCGTGCGCGTGGTCAACCGCTGCCGCCGCGCCGATGGCGGCGAGGATGTCGCGGAGGGCGTGGCGCGCCAGATCGGCGGCGCGGCGTCGCCCAAGCTCGAAGTGCGCTTCGCGCCGGCCATCCTGTCCTTCATCCCGATGGTCTGGGGCGACTACTGGGTCATCGACCTGGACGAGAAGTATCAGCTCTCGGCGGTGAGCGAGCCGCGTCGCAAGTATCTGTGGATCCTGTCGCGCACGCGCCAGGTCGATCCGGCCGCCTACCAGGCCTTGCTCGGGCGGCTGGCGGCGCGCGGGTTCGACCTGTCCAGGCTCGAGCGCACGCCGCAGGACGAATAG
- the trmL gene encoding tRNA (uridine(34)/cytosine(34)/5-carboxymethylaminomethyluridine(34)-2'-O)-methyltransferase TrmL, with product MFHVVLVEPEIPPNTGNIIRLCANTGAQLHLVEPLGFPLDDAKMRRAGLDYHDYATMKVHKNWDAFLAQAQPDPTRMFALTTHGSSPFADAAFRPGDVFVFGAESRGLDPTLRESFPPAQRIRLPMMPGNRSLNLSNTVAVVVYEAWRQNGYAGGA from the coding sequence GTGTTTCACGTAGTACTGGTCGAGCCCGAGATTCCGCCGAACACCGGCAACATCATCCGCCTGTGCGCCAACACCGGCGCCCAGCTGCACCTGGTCGAGCCGCTCGGCTTCCCGCTCGACGACGCCAAGATGCGCCGCGCCGGCCTCGACTACCACGATTACGCGACCATGAAGGTGCACAAGAACTGGGACGCGTTTTTGGCGCAGGCCCAACCCGACCCCACGCGCATGTTCGCGCTGACCACGCACGGCTCGTCGCCGTTCGCCGATGCCGCGTTCCGTCCCGGCGATGTATTCGTGTTTGGCGCCGAATCGCGCGGCCTCGATCCGACCCTGCGCGAATCGTTTCCGCCGGCCCAGCGCATCCGCCTGCCGATGATGCCGGGCAACCGCAGCCTGAACCTGTCGAACACGGTGGCGGTGGTGGTGTACGAGGCCTGGCGCCAGAATGGCTACGCGGGCGGAGCCTGA
- the rfaE2 gene encoding D-glycero-beta-D-manno-heptose 1-phosphate adenylyltransferase, whose protein sequence is MPNFEQKLCTRATLKERVAALPKPVVLTNGVFDILHRGHVTYLAQARALGASLVVAVNTDGSVKRLGKGDDRPLNTMLDRMAVLAALESVSLVVEFDEDTALEVVQEARPEIYAKGGDYVMDQIPEGKEVIAQGGKAVAIDFAHDRSTTKLVARIRQFGA, encoded by the coding sequence ATGCCCAACTTCGAACAAAAACTCTGCACCCGCGCCACCTTGAAGGAACGCGTCGCGGCACTGCCCAAGCCGGTGGTGCTCACCAACGGCGTCTTCGACATCCTGCACCGCGGCCACGTGACCTACCTCGCGCAGGCGCGCGCGCTGGGCGCTTCGCTGGTGGTGGCCGTGAACACCGACGGCTCGGTCAAGCGCCTCGGCAAGGGCGACGACCGGCCCTTGAACACGATGCTTGACCGGATGGCCGTGCTGGCCGCGCTGGAATCGGTCAGCCTGGTGGTCGAATTCGACGAGGACACCGCCCTGGAAGTGGTGCAGGAAGCGCGCCCCGAGATCTACGCCAAGGGCGGCGACTACGTGATGGACCAGATCCCGGAAGGCAAGGAAGTCATCGCCCAGGGCGGCAAGGCGGTCGCGATCGATTTCGCGCACGACCGCTCGACCACCAAGCTGGTGGCCAGGATCAGGCAGTTCGGGGCCTGA
- a CDS encoding cupin domain-containing protein has protein sequence MTLPVDLAAKLSTFDEAWQPRTVSLFNGHDVMVAKLRGDYHWHVHPDSDDFFLVLQGSLEIDLEDGATVALAPGQLYVVPKGVRHRPRANGEAHILLIEPTGTPNSGDPLTAAPRRVI, from the coding sequence ATGACCCTTCCCGTCGATCTCGCCGCCAAACTGTCCACCTTCGACGAGGCCTGGCAGCCGCGCACCGTCAGCCTGTTCAACGGCCATGACGTGATGGTCGCCAAGCTGCGCGGCGACTACCATTGGCACGTTCATCCGGACAGCGACGACTTTTTCCTGGTGTTGCAGGGCAGCCTGGAGATCGATCTCGAAGACGGCGCCACGGTCGCGCTCGCGCCCGGGCAGCTGTACGTGGTGCCCAAGGGCGTGCGCCATCGTCCACGCGCCAACGGCGAGGCGCACATCCTGCTGATCGAACCGACCGGCACGCCCAACAGCGGCGATCCGCTGACGGCGGCGCCGCGCCGGGTCATCTAG
- a CDS encoding methyltransferase domain-containing protein, whose product MVSPQAPSKMSAPIDLAQVRRAFADPQRVATADFLRREVASRMFERLALVKTSPRHVLDAGCGAGADIAELQKQYPAAQVIGLDAAPQMLAAASGVQAPRSLLSRLLPAKAGIDLVCADFGDLPFGPNSLDLVWSNLALHWHPQPDRVFAEWRRALRVDGLLMFSTFGPDTFRELRSAFAAMDETPHTLPFVDMHDFGDQLVEVGFTTPVMDAERITVTYETIEALLADVRAFGGNPLATRRRGLVGRAAWQRMRDAFEAQRRPDGKLGLSFEVVYGHAFRPAPKVTAAGEAIVRFQPRKP is encoded by the coding sequence ATGGTTTCACCCCAAGCCCCTTCCAAGATGAGCGCGCCGATCGACCTGGCGCAGGTGCGCCGCGCGTTCGCCGATCCGCAGCGCGTCGCGACCGCCGACTTCCTGCGCCGCGAAGTCGCCAGCCGCATGTTCGAGCGCCTGGCGCTGGTCAAGACCTCGCCGCGTCATGTGCTCGACGCCGGCTGCGGCGCGGGCGCCGACATCGCCGAGCTGCAAAAGCAATATCCCGCCGCCCAGGTCATCGGCCTCGACGCGGCCCCGCAGATGCTGGCCGCCGCCTCCGGTGTCCAGGCGCCGCGCTCGCTGCTCAGCCGTTTGCTCCCGGCCAAAGCCGGCATCGACCTGGTTTGCGCCGACTTCGGGGACCTGCCGTTCGGGCCGAACTCGCTTGACCTCGTATGGTCGAACCTGGCATTGCACTGGCACCCGCAGCCCGACCGCGTGTTCGCGGAGTGGCGCCGGGCCTTGCGCGTGGATGGACTGCTGATGTTCTCGACCTTCGGGCCGGACACCTTCCGCGAACTGCGCAGCGCCTTCGCGGCGATGGACGAAACGCCGCACACGCTGCCCTTCGTCGACATGCACGACTTCGGCGACCAGCTGGTGGAAGTCGGCTTCACCACGCCGGTGATGGATGCGGAGCGGATCACCGTGACCTACGAGACGATCGAGGCTTTGCTGGCCGACGTGCGCGCGTTTGGCGGCAACCCGCTGGCCACGCGCCGGCGCGGCCTGGTCGGACGCGCCGCCTGGCAGCGCATGCGCGATGCCTTCGAGGCGCAGCGCCGCCCGGACGGCAAGCTCGGGCTGAGTTTCGAGGTCGTGTACGGCCACGCGTTCCGTCCTGCGCCGAAGGTCACGGCGGCGGGCGAGGCTATCGTGCGTTTTCAGCCGCGCAAGCCGTAG